Proteins from one Terriglobus tenax genomic window:
- the nusB gene encoding transcription antitermination factor NusB → MAAGTRRKGREMAMQMLYQSDLGKQTPEQVRKVFWDSREEKEVDEEARGFAEDLFRVASERQEEIDKLIENHSDRWKIERMAVVDRNLLRMATGELLAYKATPAPIVINEALEIGRKYSAPESINFLNGVLDAISKDILEKRLA, encoded by the coding sequence ATGGCAGCAGGAACGCGCCGTAAAGGCCGTGAAATGGCGATGCAGATGCTTTACCAGAGCGATCTGGGCAAGCAGACTCCGGAGCAGGTACGGAAGGTTTTCTGGGATTCGCGCGAGGAAAAGGAAGTAGACGAGGAAGCACGCGGCTTTGCCGAGGACCTGTTCCGCGTAGCGAGCGAGCGTCAGGAAGAGATCGACAAACTGATTGAGAACCACTCGGACCGCTGGAAGATTGAGCGTATGGCCGTGGTGGACCGCAATCTGCTGCGCATGGCGACGGGCGAGTTGCTGGCCTACAAGGCCACTCCAGCGCCGATCGTGATCAACGAGGCCCTGGAGATTGGCCGCAAGTACTCGGCTCCCGAGAGCATCAACTTCCTGAATGGTGTGCTGGACGCGATCTCGAAGGACATTCTGGAGAAGCGGCTGGCGTAG
- the ribH gene encoding 6,7-dimethyl-8-ribityllumazine synthase, protein MIKGLTLVRSVASAEDFERLMSLFEALGFEHGKGWELDGGKGAPFLAPLGNLELVTGRDPKAPPILVEVTELDGVYEVVKSWAASHGAPAPAEIELQPWKARLFTVEPVAGMVLGFWEWDDPVKGKPAAIEGDLVATGMKFAIVVARWNAVITDRLLQGSLDALLRSGVKREDILIIRVPGCWEIPSAARTLAEQKKYDGIITLGLLLRGETAHYEAIYNEVARGIGQSQQETGVPHAFGVLTCETLEQALDRAGVKAGNKGFEAAIAAIEMASIQKKVGA, encoded by the coding sequence ATGATCAAGGGTTTAACGTTGGTGCGGAGTGTTGCCTCCGCGGAAGACTTTGAGCGGTTGATGAGCCTGTTCGAGGCTCTGGGATTTGAGCACGGCAAGGGCTGGGAGCTGGATGGCGGCAAGGGTGCGCCGTTTCTGGCGCCGCTGGGCAACCTGGAGCTGGTGACGGGGCGCGATCCCAAGGCTCCGCCGATACTGGTAGAGGTCACCGAGCTGGACGGCGTGTACGAGGTGGTGAAGAGCTGGGCCGCGTCGCATGGTGCGCCTGCTCCGGCGGAGATTGAGCTGCAGCCGTGGAAGGCCCGCCTGTTTACGGTGGAGCCGGTTGCGGGCATGGTGCTCGGCTTCTGGGAGTGGGACGACCCGGTGAAGGGCAAGCCGGCTGCTATTGAGGGCGACCTGGTAGCCACCGGGATGAAGTTTGCCATTGTGGTGGCTCGCTGGAATGCGGTGATTACGGACCGCCTGCTGCAGGGCTCGCTGGATGCGTTGCTGCGCAGTGGCGTGAAGCGCGAAGACATCCTGATCATCCGCGTACCGGGCTGCTGGGAGATTCCTTCGGCGGCGCGCACCCTGGCAGAGCAGAAGAAGTACGACGGCATTATCACGCTGGGCCTGTTGCTGCGGGGTGAGACGGCGCACTACGAGGCGATTTACAACGAAGTAGCTCGCGGCATTGGCCAGAGCCAGCAGGAAACCGGGGTTCCGCATGCGTTTGGCGTGCTGACCTGCGAGACGCTGGAGCAGGCGCTGGACCGCGCCGGCGTAAAGGCCGGCAACAAGGGATTTGAAGCAGCGATTGCGGCCATTGAGATGGCTTCAATCCAGAAAAAGGTGGGTGCCTAA